A window of the Sardina pilchardus chromosome 21, fSarPil1.1, whole genome shotgun sequence genome harbors these coding sequences:
- the LOC134069483 gene encoding amyloid-beta A4 precursor protein-binding family A member 2-like → MAYRKRPGPQGVAVATEPPSPPRPSSAPYSSEDLPPEEETLRDPEEPDLEEEVTPPPPQHPDDSDPQEPELPDSRPETPVTPDHTHEHSGGGCHGHHHHHHQHQHQHHHGGGCHGHGHAHGRVDSLDDSSSDYVNNTSDEDEEEDEEEEDYDEGLPEEDEGVTYYIRYCPEDDSYLEGPEAPPLPVTTQPTETDDCQEAVEEWVDEGGDVEPEGDEVGDVLRCEVLEQDADDQQLYDGRPEPVLDHLRPQQPPLHSADLQEDNGTAAPGQESETVGEDYLPNEDEEVEDEEEDEEDEDDDGRGGPTRAWWWWGGRRRARRVERRRRRTST, encoded by the exons ATGGCGTACCGGAAGAGGCCTGGACCCCAGGGGGTTGCCGTGGCGACCGAGCCCCCGTCTCCCCCGCGCCCTAGCTCCGCCCCCTACTCCTCGGAGGACCTCCCCCCTGAGGAGGAGACGCTGCGCGACCCCGAGGAGCCCGACCTGGAAGAGGAAGTGACACCTCCACCGCCGCAGCACCCCGACGACTCCGACCCCCAGGAGCCCGAGCTGCCCGACAGCCGGCCGGAGACGCCTGTCACGCCCGACCACACCCACGAGCACAGCGGCGGCGGTTGCCacggtcaccaccaccaccaccatcagcaccagcatcagcaccatcacGGTGGCGGTTGCCACGGTCACGGCCACGCGCACGGCCGCGTGGACAGCCTGGACGACTCCAGCTCGGACTACGTGAACAACACGTCcgacgaggacgaggaagaggatgaggaggaggaggactacGACGAGGGCCTCCCCGAGGAAGACGAGGGGGTCACCTACTACATCCGCTACTGCCCCGAGGACGACAGCTACCTGGAGGGCCCCGAGGCACCCCCGCTCCCCGTGACCACCCAGCCCACGGAGACGGACGACTGCCAGGAGGCGGTGGAGGAGTGGGTGGACGAGGGGGGGGACGTGGAACCGGAGGGCGACGAGGTTGGGGACGTTCTCCGCTGTGAGGTTCTTGAGCAGGACGCCGACGACCAGCAGCTGTACGACGGGAGACCCGAACCCGTTCTGGACCACCTGCGCCCTCAACAGCCTCCGCTCCACAGCGCCGACCTGCAGGAGGACAACGGTACCGCAGCCCCGGGGCAGGAGAGCGAGACGGTGGGGGAGGACTACCTGCCCAATGAggacgaggaggtggaggacgaagaggaggacgaggaggacgaggatgaCGACGGCAGG GGGGGGCCCACGagggcgtggtggtggtgggggggtcggCGGCGGGCGAGGCGGGTggagaggagacggaggaggacaTCGACCTGA